A genome region from Dromaius novaehollandiae isolate bDroNov1 chromosome 34, bDroNov1.hap1, whole genome shotgun sequence includes the following:
- the FAM98C gene encoding protein FAM98C has protein sequence MGEPGAEEGAPPSEVAPAVGGGCACLGDPDVQGDPDTPLPGDAEAEALQREAACRELALIRGALALPPPGPGDPLGDIVAKVTSVLSQLPPDSPSLAPLLRTPLTPRQWEVLGRLAAALGAEYECRRRVMVTRCEVTLASFLGAAGAKASEAAAVWGALARLRQAAARPPPGLPHVLAARQDASRLAPTSAGTTRTPCALNQVMMGPVPDRGGRPGELEPPMRPWEPRRQGGSRPPRGRRKRR, from the exons ATGGGGGAGCCTGGGGCTGAGGAGGG ggcccccccgagTGAGGTGGCCCCGGCAGTCGGGGGGGGCTGCGCTTGCCTCGGGGACCCCGACGTCCAGGGGGACCCCGACACCCCCCTTcccg GTGACGCCGAGGCGGAGGCCCTGCAGCGCGAGGCCGCGTGCCGCGAGCTGGCCCTGATCCGGGGGGCCctggcgctgcccccccccggccccggcgacCCCCTGGGGGACATCGTGGCCAAG GTGACAtcggtcctgtcccagctgccccCTGACTCGCCCTCCCTGGCCCCCCTCCTGCGGACACCACTGACCCCCCGGCAGTGG GAGGTGctggggcggctggcggcggcgctgggcgccgAGTACGAGTGTCGCCGGCGGGTGATGGTGACGCGCTGCGAGGTGACGCTGGCCTCCttcctgggggccgcgggggccaaG GCcagcgaggcggcggcggtgTGGGGGGCGCTGGCCCGGCTGCGGcaggcggccgcccgcccccccccggggctgccccacgTCCTGGCAGCCCGGCAGGACGCGTCGCGCCTGGCCCCCACCAGCGCCGGCACCACCCGCACCCCCTGCGCCCTCAACCAG GTGATGATGGGGCCGGTGCCGGAccgggggggccgccccggggagcTGGAGCCCCCCATGCGCCCCTgggagccgcggcggcaggggggcagccgccccccccggggccggcggaagcggcgctga
- the SPRED3 gene encoding sprouty-related, EVH1 domain-containing protein 3: MLRVRAVVMTRDDSSGGWVPMGGGGLSHVTVTKARRAEDGARHRQYLICGERLRDQTPILECAVKRDLVYNKVNPIFHHWKVGESKFGLTFQSPADAAAFERGVQGALEALAAGSPSSSSSSSSSCSSAGDAGDAAALSRGSAPEPAGASPPASPCPPPASPCASPRAPAARPAARPEMLPALVTIVTSESSASGYGRAPAAEAFGFGTAPGAGSLPAAQALPLQEAEELETLPPCKEPGAARGYEDYRRAGAAGRGGSTATMASATARVRFEKAAEAAKGSPSCRIHGAAEAPSRCVYCRDVFSREENGRGQCRDAPDPAGRCVRRLSCLWCAESLLYHCMSDAEGDFSAPCSCDRGHPHCCARWLALAALALLVPCLCCYLPLRACHWCGGHCGCCGGRHKAVR, translated from the exons ATGCTTCGGGTGCGAGCCGTGGTGATGACCCGAGACGACTCTAGCGGGGGCTGGGTGCCGATGGGCGGCGGGGGCCTGAGCCACGTCACGGTCACCAAGGCCCGGCGGGCCGAGGACGGCGCCCGGCACCGGCAGTACCTCATCTGCGGGGAGCGCCTGCGGGACCAGACC cccatcCTGGAGTGCGCGGTGAAGCGGGACCTGGTGTACAACAAGGTGAACCCCATCTTCCACCACTGGAAAGTCGGCGAGAGCAAGTTCGGCCTCACCTTCCAGAGCCCCGCGGACGCCGCGGCCTTCGAGAGGGGCGTGCAGGGCGCCCTGGAAGCGCTGGCCGCAG GctccccatcctcttcctcctcctcctcctcgtcgtgCTCCTCGGCAGGGGACGCAGGGGACGCGGCGGCGCTGAGCCGGGGCTCGGCACCGGAGCCGGCCGGCGCGTCCCCTCCGGCGTCCCCGTGCCCGCCGCCGGCGTCCCCCTGCgcgtccccccgcgcccccgccgcccgccccgccgcccgcccggagATGCTGCCCGCCCTCGTCACCATCGTCACCAGCGAGTCCTCGGCCAGCGGCTacggccgggcgcccgccgccgagGCCTTCGGCTTCGGCACGGCCCCGGGGGCCGGCAGCCTGCCAGCCGCGCAG gcGCTGCCGCTGCAGGAGGCCGAGGAGCTGGAGACGCTGCCGCCCTGCAAggagccgggggccgcgcggggctaCGAGGACTACcggcgcgccggggcggccggccggggcggcagcacgGCCACGATGGCCTCGGCGACGGCCCGCGTGCGCTTCGAGAAGGCCGCCGAGGCCGCCAAGGGCTCGCCGTCGTGCCGCATCCACGGCGCGGCCGAGGCGCCGTCGCGCTGCGTCTACTGCCGGGACGTCTTCAGCCGGGAGGAGAACGGGCGCGGGCAGTGCCGGGACGCGCCGGACCCGGCGGGCCGCTGCGTGCGCCGCCTGAGCTGCCTCTGGTGCGCCGAGAGCCTCCTCTACCACTGCATGTCGGACGCCGAGGGCGACTTCTCGGCGCCCTGCTCCTGCGACCGGGGGCACCCGCACTGCTGCGCCCGCTGGCTGGCACTGGCCGCCCTGGCGCTGCTGGTGCCCTGCCTCTGCTGCTACCTGCCGCTGCGCGCCTGCCACTGGTGCGGCGGCcactgcggctgctgcggcggcaGGCACAAGGCCGTGCGGTGA